The Agrococcus carbonis genome has a window encoding:
- the pheA gene encoding prephenate dehydratase, with protein sequence MTQPRVVTFLGPRGTFTEAALEQVPGLEHAERVPVANVAEALTAVAEGRSDAAMIAIENSIEGGVTAAQDALAATPGLRIISEHVVSVNFSLVAPVGTALDDIRVVAAHPVAWAQCSGWLQRELPGRAHLPAASNVTAAAELADGPAQAALSTPTIGHWVEGLEVLADRIGDNPDAVTRFLFVGRVAEVGEPTGADKTSVVVELPADKAGMLLDMLEQFATRGVNLSLIQSRPIGDRLGRYRFVMDADGHIRDERVADALLGLKRFSPRVVFLGSYPRADGQRIEVERRYSNASFEEARDWLRGLLAGEPE encoded by the coding sequence ATGACCCAGCCCCGCGTCGTCACGTTCCTCGGCCCTCGCGGCACCTTCACCGAGGCCGCGCTCGAGCAGGTGCCGGGGCTCGAGCACGCCGAGCGCGTCCCGGTCGCGAACGTCGCGGAGGCGCTCACGGCAGTGGCCGAGGGGCGCAGCGACGCCGCGATGATCGCGATCGAGAACTCCATCGAGGGCGGCGTCACGGCGGCGCAGGATGCCCTCGCCGCGACCCCGGGCCTCCGCATCATCTCCGAGCACGTGGTGAGCGTGAACTTCTCGCTCGTCGCCCCCGTCGGCACCGCGCTCGACGACATCCGGGTGGTCGCCGCGCATCCGGTCGCGTGGGCGCAGTGCAGCGGCTGGCTGCAGCGGGAGCTGCCCGGCCGCGCGCACCTCCCCGCCGCCTCCAACGTCACCGCCGCGGCCGAGCTCGCCGACGGCCCCGCGCAGGCCGCCCTCTCGACGCCCACGATCGGGCACTGGGTCGAGGGGCTCGAGGTGCTCGCCGACCGGATCGGCGACAACCCGGATGCGGTGACGCGGTTCCTCTTCGTCGGCCGCGTCGCCGAGGTGGGCGAGCCCACCGGCGCCGACAAGACGAGCGTGGTCGTCGAGCTGCCGGCCGACAAGGCGGGCATGCTGCTCGACATGCTCGAGCAGTTCGCGACGCGCGGCGTCAACCTCTCGCTCATCCAGTCGCGACCGATCGGCGACCGGCTCGGTCGCTACCGCTTCGTGATGGACGCCGACGGGCACATCCGCGACGAGCGGGTGGCGGATGCGCTGCTCGGCCTCAAGCGCTTCAGCCCCCGCGTCGTGTTCCTCGGCTCGTACCCGCGCGCCGACGGCCAACGCATCGAGGTCGAGCGCCGCTACTCGAACGCCTCCTTCGAGGAGGCGCGCGACTGGCTGCGCGGCCTGCTCGCCGGCGAGCCCGAGTAG
- a CDS encoding diacylglycerol/lipid kinase family protein encodes MRAGIVYNPVKIDRQELAVAVESAQPLEWSEPVWFETAADDAGRAAVRSALEADIDLLLVAGGDGTVRVAADEITSTAVPLAIIPAGTGNLLARNLGIDVASLKNAVRTAFEGEEREIDLGELEIEAPDGTRTKHAFAVMVGFGLDAEMIDKTDEQLKKKVGWLAYVDAAGRVISGLDKVRVQVRMDAGRTLRSTVNTMLVGNCGTVTNGIVVLPDAVIDDGMLDIALIRPRGARGWLQVAGYVARNNLLVTKLLRRRGHLKRQRTGAALGYGQAKETHARLDEPRAVQVDGDVVGEAVALRAGIRQDALRVRVPHRGAQGGVPV; translated from the coding sequence ATGCGCGCAGGCATCGTCTACAACCCGGTGAAGATCGATCGGCAGGAGCTCGCGGTCGCCGTCGAGTCGGCGCAGCCGCTCGAGTGGTCGGAGCCCGTCTGGTTCGAGACGGCGGCCGACGACGCCGGCCGCGCGGCCGTGCGCTCGGCGCTCGAGGCCGACATCGACCTGCTGCTCGTCGCGGGCGGCGACGGCACGGTGCGCGTCGCGGCCGACGAGATCACGAGCACCGCCGTGCCGCTCGCGATCATCCCCGCAGGCACCGGCAACCTGCTCGCGCGCAACCTCGGCATCGACGTCGCGAGCCTCAAGAACGCGGTGCGCACGGCCTTCGAGGGCGAGGAGCGCGAGATCGACCTGGGCGAGCTCGAGATCGAGGCGCCCGACGGCACGCGCACGAAGCACGCGTTCGCGGTCATGGTCGGCTTCGGGCTCGACGCCGAGATGATCGACAAGACCGACGAGCAGCTCAAGAAGAAGGTGGGCTGGCTCGCCTACGTCGACGCCGCCGGCCGCGTGATCTCGGGCCTCGACAAGGTGCGCGTGCAGGTGCGCATGGATGCGGGGCGCACGCTGCGCTCGACGGTCAACACGATGCTCGTCGGCAACTGCGGCACGGTCACGAACGGCATCGTCGTGCTGCCCGATGCGGTGATCGACGACGGCATGCTCGACATCGCGCTCATCCGCCCGCGAGGCGCGCGCGGCTGGCTGCAGGTCGCCGGCTACGTCGCGCGCAACAACCTGCTCGTCACGAAGCTGCTGCGCCGCCGCGGCCACCTCAAGCGGCAGCGCACGGGCGCGGCGCTCGGCTACGGCCAGGCGAAGGAGACGCATGCCAGGCTCGACGAGCCGCGCGCCGTGCAGGTCGACGGCGACGTGGTCGGTGAGGCCGTCGCGCTGCGCGCAGGCATCCGGCAGGATGCGCTCCGCGTGCGGGTGCCGCACCGCGGCGCGCAGGGCGGTGTGCCGGTCTAG
- a CDS encoding pyridoxal phosphate-dependent decarboxylase family protein — protein sequence MDARDGADDRESALAAAHEAALEWLRSLDERPVWPRVGLDEMLEVFGGPLPEHSTDATAVVRQLADGAGPGLVGIPGGRFFGFVIGATLPAALAADWLVSAWDQNSGSAMLTPTTVALERVAGQWMLDLFGLPAGASVGFVTGGQLANFACLLTARNAVLARAGWDLAEQGLHDAPRVRFVVGADRHGSIDRAARFLGIGRAEWTVVEADDQGRMLASGLERALDAGEGPAIVCLQAGEVHTGAFDDFGALIPVAHRHGAWVHVDGAFGLWAATSPRLRHLTAGMAAADSWATDAHKTLNVPYDCGMAIIRDPADSIAAFRTGGDYLVYTGLDPWDVTPELSRRARGVPAWAALRSLGRAGVAELVERLHANARAMAEGLGAIDGVRVLNDVDYTQVMFRLADDAATRALGAAILAEGTAVVTGAEWRGRAALRCSMSSWATTPADVDRTLAAVRSLVG from the coding sequence GTGGACGCACGCGATGGCGCGGACGACCGCGAGAGCGCGCTCGCGGCAGCGCACGAGGCGGCGCTCGAGTGGCTCCGCTCGCTCGACGAGCGGCCCGTGTGGCCGCGCGTCGGCCTCGACGAGATGCTCGAGGTCTTCGGCGGCCCGCTGCCCGAGCACAGCACCGACGCGACCGCCGTCGTGCGCCAGCTCGCCGACGGCGCGGGTCCGGGGCTCGTCGGCATCCCGGGCGGCCGCTTCTTCGGCTTCGTCATCGGAGCGACGCTGCCGGCGGCGCTCGCGGCTGACTGGCTCGTCTCCGCGTGGGATCAGAACTCCGGGTCGGCGATGCTCACGCCCACGACCGTCGCGCTTGAGCGCGTCGCCGGGCAGTGGATGCTCGACCTCTTCGGCCTGCCCGCGGGCGCGAGCGTCGGGTTCGTCACCGGTGGTCAGCTCGCCAACTTCGCGTGCCTGCTGACGGCGCGCAACGCCGTGCTCGCGCGCGCCGGCTGGGATCTCGCCGAGCAGGGGCTGCACGATGCGCCGCGGGTGCGCTTCGTCGTCGGCGCCGACCGGCACGGGTCGATCGACCGCGCCGCCCGGTTCCTCGGCATCGGTCGCGCCGAGTGGACGGTCGTCGAGGCCGACGACCAGGGGCGGATGCTCGCGAGCGGGCTCGAGCGCGCCCTCGACGCGGGAGAGGGCCCGGCCATCGTGTGCCTGCAGGCGGGAGAGGTGCACACCGGCGCCTTCGACGACTTCGGCGCGCTCATCCCCGTCGCGCACCGGCACGGCGCGTGGGTGCACGTCGACGGCGCCTTCGGGCTGTGGGCGGCGACGAGCCCGAGGCTGCGGCACCTGACCGCCGGCATGGCGGCGGCCGACTCGTGGGCGACGGATGCGCACAAGACGCTCAACGTGCCGTACGACTGCGGCATGGCGATCATCCGCGACCCCGCCGACTCGATCGCCGCGTTCCGCACCGGCGGCGACTACCTCGTCTACACGGGCCTCGACCCGTGGGATGTCACCCCCGAGCTCTCCCGCCGTGCGCGCGGCGTGCCTGCGTGGGCGGCGCTCCGCAGCCTCGGCCGAGCGGGGGTCGCCGAGCTCGTCGAGCGGTTGCACGCGAACGCGCGCGCGATGGCCGAGGGGCTCGGCGCGATCGACGGCGTCCGGGTGCTGAACGACGTCGACTACACGCAGGTGATGTTCCGGCTCGCCGACGACGCTGCGACGCGCGCCCTGGGCGCGGCGATCCTCGCCGAGGGCACCGCGGTCGTCACGGGCGCCGAGTGGCGCGGCCGGGCGGCGCTGCGCTGCTCGATGTCGTCGTGGGCGACGACGCCGGCCGACGTCGACCGCACGCTCGCGGCCGTCCGCTCCCTCGTCGGCTGA
- the serS gene encoding serine--tRNA ligase, whose protein sequence is MIDPQLLREQPDLVTASQERRGDPVSYVDDALAAESARRAAITEFERLRAEQNAHAKLVGRASKEERPALIEQGKALAGGVKEAQARVTEAEAAFDASVMRLGNLVHPDVPAGGEENFVTLLEHGEQRAFDFEARDHVELGESLKAFDIARGAKVAGTRFYYLTGIGMRLELALMLLGLDQVLGDGFTPLTTPTLVRPEIMQGTGFLGEHASEVYHLPADDLYLTGTSEVALAGFHADEILDLEGGPKRYAGWSTCYRREAGSAGRDTRGILRVHQFNKLEMFSYVKPEDAEVEHDRMRALQERMLQACELDYRVIDVAAGDLGSSASRKFDIEAWIPSQQQYRELTSTSNCTTFQSRRLATRYRTESGRTAPVATLNGTAATTRWLVAILETHQRADGSVRVPEALRPYLGGLEVMEPAA, encoded by the coding sequence GTGATCGATCCTCAGCTGCTGCGCGAGCAGCCCGACCTCGTGACGGCCAGCCAGGAGCGCCGCGGCGACCCGGTGTCGTACGTCGACGACGCGCTGGCCGCCGAGAGCGCCCGCCGCGCCGCCATCACCGAGTTCGAGCGCCTGCGCGCCGAGCAGAACGCCCACGCGAAGCTCGTCGGCCGGGCGAGCAAGGAGGAGCGCCCGGCGCTCATCGAGCAGGGCAAGGCGCTCGCGGGCGGCGTGAAGGAGGCGCAGGCCCGGGTGACCGAGGCCGAGGCGGCCTTCGACGCATCCGTCATGAGGCTCGGCAACCTCGTGCACCCCGACGTTCCGGCCGGCGGCGAGGAGAACTTCGTCACGCTCCTCGAGCACGGCGAGCAGCGCGCGTTCGACTTCGAGGCGCGCGATCACGTCGAGCTCGGCGAGAGCCTCAAGGCCTTCGACATCGCGCGCGGCGCGAAGGTCGCCGGCACGCGCTTCTACTACCTCACGGGCATCGGCATGCGGCTCGAGCTCGCGCTCATGCTGCTCGGGCTCGACCAGGTGCTCGGCGACGGCTTCACGCCGCTCACGACGCCCACGCTCGTGCGGCCCGAGATCATGCAGGGCACGGGCTTCCTCGGCGAGCACGCGAGCGAGGTCTACCACCTGCCCGCCGACGACCTCTACCTCACCGGCACGAGCGAGGTGGCGCTCGCGGGCTTCCACGCCGACGAGATCCTCGACCTCGAGGGCGGCCCCAAGCGCTACGCCGGCTGGTCGACCTGCTACCGCCGCGAGGCCGGGAGCGCCGGCCGCGACACCCGCGGCATCCTGCGGGTGCACCAGTTCAACAAGCTCGAGATGTTCTCGTACGTCAAGCCCGAGGACGCCGAGGTCGAGCACGACCGCATGCGCGCGCTGCAGGAGCGCATGCTGCAGGCGTGCGAGCTCGACTACCGCGTGATCGACGTCGCGGCGGGCGACCTGGGCTCCTCGGCATCCCGCAAGTTCGACATCGAGGCGTGGATCCCCTCGCAGCAGCAGTACCGCGAGCTCACCTCCACGTCGAACTGCACGACGTTCCAGTCGCGCCGCCTCGCCACCCGCTACCGCACCGAGAGCGGCAGGACGGCGCCGGTCGCGACGCTCAACGGCACCGCCGCGACGACGCGCTGGCTCGTCGCGATCCTCGAGACGCACCAGCGGGCCGACGGCTCGGTGCGCGTGCCCGAGGCGCTGCGCCCCTACCTCGGCGGCCTCGAGGTCATGGAGCCGGCGGCATGA